In a genomic window of Lepisosteus oculatus isolate fLepOcu1 chromosome 5, fLepOcu1.hap2, whole genome shotgun sequence:
- the LOC102698679 gene encoding KH homology domain-containing protein 4-like isoform X1, giving the protein MASGLAQQNSCLGIRWGQTTPTAAMLHSLTGNLTRSLSTTLGAFPGYAGDLGAGTSPPGSRGPAVAMSSNNATPSSHVTSLPALSTTLSEHRPPPGGAVELAAAMAAKLNAMLMAKGKLKTAQPPPERPAPTVAVSSQNSDLVVTEVDINDVPLHCRNLLTKGQTQEEIRQFSGATISTKGSYMTAAAKAQAKGVNRPLYLHVQGKTQEEVNKAMMRIKEIISEEVLRAASGQPPSAIPVYTPSLQAPRPPVAPPALQQRPPINQNRSSSVPPNQVHSGNFVHTKLFVGLDQTLPSFNVKEKVEGPGGSYLQHIQNETGARVFLRGKGSGYIEQASRRESFEPLYLYISHPNSVSLEAAKKLCENLLETVRVEHSRMMSVYTAPGVPQAYPPSHGYPPNSNHCSQVSWYNYPTNGYSGGYSPYPGSSGYWSSSNGHHSYSNISTTPQSSQAMVQYPVCPRMPPPYLEQDTGTSNGATIDKATSSPPHNRSAKRSSAEEKNLEYQHGKTDPCSGAGLTVSKTEMATSLATKNNDGKELERILMPPPPPPPPIGAVRKRRRAEDGRCGAQQAATGMHCCSQRKSQTSHFLYSYAVDHKHSICSTKYHSLFLSRLLETC; this is encoded by the exons ATGGCTTCTGGGTTGGCCCAGCAGAACTC GTGTCTCGGTATTAGATGGGGTCAGACTACACCGACTGCCGCCATGCTGCACAGCTTAACGGGGAATCTAACTCGTTCCCTTTCAACGACATTGGGCGCCTTTCCGGGTTACGCGGGGGATCTGGGCGCCGGCACGTCCCCGCCTGGTAGCAGAGGTCCAGCGGTCGCCATGAGCTCCAACAACGCGACCCCGTCCTCCCACGTCACCAGTCTTCCAGCTCTTTCCACGACTTTGTCGGAACACCGCCCTCCTCCAGGGGGCGCAGTGGAGCTCGCCGCTGCTATGGCTGCAAAACTCAACGCCATGCTGATGGCAAAGGGGAAACTGAAGACAGCCCAGCCCCCGCCAGAGAGG CCTGCACCCACTGTCGCTGTTTCGTCTCAAAATAGTGACTTGGTGGTTACAGAGGTGGACATTAATGACGTTCCTCTACACTGCAGGAACTTACTCACAAAAGGACAAACTCAGGAAGAA ATTCGCCAGTTTAGCGGAGCAACGATATCAACAAAGGGTTCCTACATGACTGCAGCTGCAAAAGCACAAGCTAAAGGAGT GAACCGGCCGCTATATTTACATGTTCAAGGAAAGACCCAGGAGGAAGTCAACA AGGCTATGATGCGCATCAAGGAGATCATTTCAGAGGAGGTTTTGAGGGCTGCGTCTGGACAGCCACCCTCTGCTATTCCTGTCTATACTCCCAGCCTTCAGGCACCCCGGCCTCCTGTTGCGCCTCCTGCCCTGCAGCAAAGACCACCCATCAATCAGAATCGCAGTTCTTCTGTGCCACCAAACCAAGTTCATTCAGGA AATTTTGTCCACACCAAGTTATTTGTAGGCTTGGATCAGACACTGCCTTCTTTCAATGTGAAAGAGAAAGTAGAGGGTCCTGGGGGATCATACTTGCAGCATATCCAGAATGAGACTGGTGCTCGTGTCTTCCTAAGAGGAAAGGGGTCTGGTTATATTGAGCAGGCCTCTCGGCGAGAATCCTTTGAACCTTTGTATCTCTACATCAG CCACCCAAATTCAGTCAGCTTGGAAGCAGCAAAGAAACTCTGTGAGAATCTGTTAGAAACG GTTCGCGTGGAGCACTCCCGCATGATGTCTGTTTACACAGCACCTGGGGTTCCTCAAG CATACCCACCTTCCCATGGCTACCCACCTAATAGCAATCACTGTAGCCAGGTTTCCTGGTATAACTACCCAACAAATGGTTACTCGGGCGGCTATTCTCCATATCCCGGATCCAGTGGTTATTGGAGTAGTTCAAATGGTCATCACAGTTATTCTAACATTTCAACAACCCCTCAATCTTCTCAGGCAATGGTTCAGTATCCAGTGTGTCCCAGAATGCCACCACCTTATTTAGAGCAG GACACTGGGACCAGTAACGGTGCAACAATTGATAAGGCCACATCCAGTCCTCCCCATAACCGAAGTGCAAAGAGATCTTCTGCAGAGGAAAAAAATTTGGAGTATCAG catggcaaGACAGATCCATGTTCCGGAGCTGGCCTCACTGTTTCTAAAACTGAAATGGCTACTTCACTGGCGACCAAGAACAATGATGGAAAAGAATTAGAAAG GATCCTGAtgcccccacccccccctcctcctccaatCGGAGCTGTGCGGAAGAGGCGAAGGGCAGAGGATGGCCGCTGTGGTGCACAACAGGCTGCCACGGGTATGCATTGCTGTTCACAGCGCAAGAGCCAGACATCACACTTTCTGTACAGCTATGCTGTCGATCATAAACATTCAATATGTAGCACTAAATATCACAGCCTTTTTCTTTCCAGATTGTTGGAGACCTGCTAA
- the LOC102698679 gene encoding KH homology domain-containing protein 4-like isoform X2, with product MASGLAQQNSCLGIRWGQTTPTAAMLHSLTGNLTRSLSTTLGAFPGYAGDLGAGTSPPGSRGPAVAMSSNNATPSSHVTSLPALSTTLSEHRPPPGGAVELAAAMAAKLNAMLMAKGKLKTAQPPPERPAPTVAVSSQNSDLVVTEVDINDVPLHCRNLLTKGQTQEEIRQFSGATISTKGSYMTAAAKAQAKGVNRPLYLHVQGKTQEEVNKAMMRIKEIISEEVLRAASGQPPSAIPVYTPSLQAPRPPVAPPALQQRPPINQNRSSSVPPNQVHSGNFVHTKLFVGLDQTLPSFNVKEKVEGPGGSYLQHIQNETGARVFLRGKGSGYIEQASRRESFEPLYLYISHPNSVSLEAAKKLCENLLETVRVEHSRMMSVYTAPGVPQAYPPSHGYPPNSNHCSQVSWYNYPTNGYSGGYSPYPGSSGYWSSSNGHHSYSNISTTPQSSQAMVQYPVCPRMPPPYLEQDTGTSNGATIDKATSSPPHNRSAKRSSAEEKNLEYQHGKTDPCSGAGLTVSKTEMATSLATKNNDGKELERILMPPPPPPPPIGAVRKRRRAEDGRCGAQQAATGDVGTLTKKSKTSEGTLGLVPYGGDSSDEEDDRTRGSKTSFQ from the exons ATGGCTTCTGGGTTGGCCCAGCAGAACTC GTGTCTCGGTATTAGATGGGGTCAGACTACACCGACTGCCGCCATGCTGCACAGCTTAACGGGGAATCTAACTCGTTCCCTTTCAACGACATTGGGCGCCTTTCCGGGTTACGCGGGGGATCTGGGCGCCGGCACGTCCCCGCCTGGTAGCAGAGGTCCAGCGGTCGCCATGAGCTCCAACAACGCGACCCCGTCCTCCCACGTCACCAGTCTTCCAGCTCTTTCCACGACTTTGTCGGAACACCGCCCTCCTCCAGGGGGCGCAGTGGAGCTCGCCGCTGCTATGGCTGCAAAACTCAACGCCATGCTGATGGCAAAGGGGAAACTGAAGACAGCCCAGCCCCCGCCAGAGAGG CCTGCACCCACTGTCGCTGTTTCGTCTCAAAATAGTGACTTGGTGGTTACAGAGGTGGACATTAATGACGTTCCTCTACACTGCAGGAACTTACTCACAAAAGGACAAACTCAGGAAGAA ATTCGCCAGTTTAGCGGAGCAACGATATCAACAAAGGGTTCCTACATGACTGCAGCTGCAAAAGCACAAGCTAAAGGAGT GAACCGGCCGCTATATTTACATGTTCAAGGAAAGACCCAGGAGGAAGTCAACA AGGCTATGATGCGCATCAAGGAGATCATTTCAGAGGAGGTTTTGAGGGCTGCGTCTGGACAGCCACCCTCTGCTATTCCTGTCTATACTCCCAGCCTTCAGGCACCCCGGCCTCCTGTTGCGCCTCCTGCCCTGCAGCAAAGACCACCCATCAATCAGAATCGCAGTTCTTCTGTGCCACCAAACCAAGTTCATTCAGGA AATTTTGTCCACACCAAGTTATTTGTAGGCTTGGATCAGACACTGCCTTCTTTCAATGTGAAAGAGAAAGTAGAGGGTCCTGGGGGATCATACTTGCAGCATATCCAGAATGAGACTGGTGCTCGTGTCTTCCTAAGAGGAAAGGGGTCTGGTTATATTGAGCAGGCCTCTCGGCGAGAATCCTTTGAACCTTTGTATCTCTACATCAG CCACCCAAATTCAGTCAGCTTGGAAGCAGCAAAGAAACTCTGTGAGAATCTGTTAGAAACG GTTCGCGTGGAGCACTCCCGCATGATGTCTGTTTACACAGCACCTGGGGTTCCTCAAG CATACCCACCTTCCCATGGCTACCCACCTAATAGCAATCACTGTAGCCAGGTTTCCTGGTATAACTACCCAACAAATGGTTACTCGGGCGGCTATTCTCCATATCCCGGATCCAGTGGTTATTGGAGTAGTTCAAATGGTCATCACAGTTATTCTAACATTTCAACAACCCCTCAATCTTCTCAGGCAATGGTTCAGTATCCAGTGTGTCCCAGAATGCCACCACCTTATTTAGAGCAG GACACTGGGACCAGTAACGGTGCAACAATTGATAAGGCCACATCCAGTCCTCCCCATAACCGAAGTGCAAAGAGATCTTCTGCAGAGGAAAAAAATTTGGAGTATCAG catggcaaGACAGATCCATGTTCCGGAGCTGGCCTCACTGTTTCTAAAACTGAAATGGCTACTTCACTGGCGACCAAGAACAATGATGGAAAAGAATTAGAAAG GATCCTGAtgcccccacccccccctcctcctccaatCGGAGCTGTGCGGAAGAGGCGAAGGGCAGAGGATGGCCGCTGTGGTGCACAACAGGCTGCCACGG GTGATGTGGGTACTTTAACCAAGAAGTCAAAAACGAGTGAGGGAACATTGGGGTTAGTTCCCTATGGAGGCGATTCCTCTGATGAAGAGGATGACCGGACCCGTGGCAGTAAGACATCTTTCCAGTAA